GCACAGTGCCACCCTTATTTTGGGCTCGATAAAAACGCTGGTTTCCTTTATGAGCCTCAAGAGAACGGCTGGATCCTGGAAGTTATTTCGAGGTAAAAAACCCGAGCGAAGCCCCATTATTTTCGGATGGGCAAACTTTCGCTTGATCTCTTCAATCGCTTCCTTTGAGACATAGTTTAACACGGCACCCTCCATCATGAGGCCCAGGATAAACGCAACTGCGTTTTTCTCTGGATTCTTGCTGAGCAGAAAGGATATCCACGCTGAAGTCCCGATTACAACTTTAACCCCATATTCTCCAGCCGTTTCTCGATTTTCTGCCATTTTTGAATGTCCCCCTCGATTTCAGTGAGAACATCTTCAAGCTCCTCCGGGGCGTCCTCGATTGGAAGCCCTATCTGAATTGATTCTGGAACTTGGGCTTCTTTTTCAGCCCTCTCAAGTTTCCCCATGTTTTCCTTCCACTCCAGGTATCCGAGGAAGTCTTCCACGGTCACACCCAGGGCCTCCGCCAGCTTAAGGACTACCTCAGAAACGAGCAGTCTCTTGTTCTTGTCCTCAAGAAGCTTTTCAATGCTGTAGAGTTCGGGGTTCACGGCCTCGCTCATCGTGTCATCACTTACACTTTTGCATATTTTAAACTTTCGAAAATCCAAGAAATTAAAATCAGAGCCTCTCGGCCAGCTCCCTTATCCTTTCCGCGAACTCCGTCTTCATGAACTCCTCAACGTTCCCAACCTTCGCGTCGAGCTCCGGATAGAAGGGTATGCCAGCGAGATAGGGAACGCCGAACTCCTCAGCGAGTTTTTTAACGTCCTTCTCGCCCTCGAGCTGCGCCGAATGCTTCATATTCTCAACGAGGCCGAGGATCCTGTGCCCCTCCTCCCTGAGGAGCTCTATCAGCTTCCTCACGACGTTGAGGGAAAGCTTTGAAGGCGTTGCAACGACGAGGAACTCACCCCTCTTGAGAAAGCGGAGAACGTCGAGGAGCTGGTCGCCCAAGCCAGGCGGCATGTCGATGATGAGGTAGTCCAGCTCGTCCCAGCGCGTTATCGTGAGGAGCTCAATGAGGGCGTCGCTTATTTCCCTTCCCCTGAGGGGCGTCGGCCTGTCCTCGGTGTAATACGCGATGGTCATGAACTTTATTCCATGCACCGTCGGCGGGACAACACCCCTGTCCTCTTCCGGGAACTCCTTGGGCTCAAAGCCAAGGATGACGTGATCGCTTGCCCCATGGAAGTCGAGGTCGAGGAGTCCGACTTTGTGGCCCTTCTCTGCCAGGACGAGCGCGAGGGTCGTTGATACGAGGGACTTTCCGACGCCGCCCTTTCCGCTGACAACTGGAATGATTCGCTTAACTCCCTCAAGCCTCGCGTTTATCGCGATTTCCCTTGGGTCTATCTCGTTCATGCCCCTCCCTCCTTCTCGATCATTATCCCGGCCACGTAAACTCCCCTTCCCTTAACGACCTCGAAGTCGTGGCTCCCGCACTTCGGACAGGCGAGGAAAGCATGAACGACCTCCGGGATGAAGTGTATGTCCTCTTTGATCCTCTCGTCGAACTTATCCTTTACCTCCTTGAGCTT
This Thermococcus stetteri DNA region includes the following protein-coding sequences:
- a CDS encoding putative toxin-antitoxin system toxin component, PIN family, with protein sequence MAENRETAGEYGVKVVIGTSAWISFLLSKNPEKNAVAFILGLMMEGAVLNYVSKEAIEEIKRKFAHPKIMGLRSGFLPRNNFQDPAVLLRLIKETSVFIEPKIRVALCRDESDNKWLELAFESGADAIITYDRDLLDMRNDKKRLQVGDFQVYVIRGMEFVQLYREGILGGTKS
- a CDS encoding Mrp/NBP35 family ATP-binding protein, with amino-acid sequence MNEIDPREIAINARLEGVKRIIPVVSGKGGVGKSLVSTTLALVLAEKGHKVGLLDLDFHGASDHVILGFEPKEFPEEDRGVVPPTVHGIKFMTIAYYTEDRPTPLRGREISDALIELLTITRWDELDYLIIDMPPGLGDQLLDVLRFLKRGEFLVVATPSKLSLNVVRKLIELLREEGHRILGLVENMKHSAQLEGEKDVKKLAEEFGVPYLAGIPFYPELDAKVGNVEEFMKTEFAERIRELAERL